The following proteins are encoded in a genomic region of Aerococcaceae bacterium DSM 111021:
- a CDS encoding DUF697 domain-containing protein, translated as MSDWWKDIRRVLLGLAFIIGILFIVFVVNQFILLYQFLSLLHPILAIVVLSVIGIGILYVLYSIANQLLKSPKVLELKDDASEEEYDEYIDNTLELLKKNDNLVHLDIDETLSKEEQVERYFLELDTLSMPLIKQNANAIFLSTAISQNGSLDSLVVLFSLLRMVWQVARIYQTRPSIVSLAKLYMQVASVVLMARTIEDADLIEYQMEPLITTLVGESIASAIPGMVPIANLVVSSLMEGAVNSFLTMRVGIITQDFLGHIRPVNKQSVRRSASLQSMKFMGSIIKDNSKVIVKTVGNAARKASVGTAKRWFTFSDSK; from the coding sequence ATGTCAGATTGGTGGAAAGATATAAGGCGCGTTTTGTTGGGGCTGGCCTTTATAATAGGTATTCTGTTCATTGTATTCGTTGTTAACCAATTTATATTACTTTATCAATTCTTATCTTTACTGCATCCGATATTAGCGATTGTAGTTTTAAGCGTTATAGGAATTGGTATACTGTATGTTCTCTATTCAATCGCAAATCAACTACTGAAAAGTCCGAAAGTATTAGAATTGAAAGATGACGCTTCAGAAGAAGAATATGACGAGTACATAGATAATACACTGGAATTATTGAAAAAAAATGATAATCTAGTGCATTTAGATATTGATGAAACTCTTTCTAAAGAAGAACAAGTCGAGAGGTATTTTCTTGAATTAGATACGTTATCGATGCCTCTAATTAAACAAAATGCGAATGCTATTTTCTTAAGTACAGCCATCTCGCAAAATGGATCCTTAGATAGTCTGGTTGTCTTGTTCTCCCTTCTTAGAATGGTGTGGCAAGTGGCTAGAATCTATCAGACGCGCCCTTCTATCGTTAGCTTGGCGAAACTTTATATGCAAGTGGCAAGTGTCGTCTTAATGGCTCGAACAATTGAAGACGCTGATTTGATTGAATATCAAATGGAACCATTAATTACGACGCTGGTTGGTGAAAGTATTGCTTCAGCAATACCTGGGATGGTTCCCATCGCTAATCTAGTTGTCAGCTCATTAATGGAAGGTGCTGTAAATTCATTTCTAACCATGCGTGTTGGGATTATTACCCAAGATTTCCTAGGTCATATTCGTCCGGTAAATAAGCAAAGTGTCCGTCGATCTGCATCACTGCAGTCTATGAAATTTATGGGTTCTATTATCAAAGATAATAGTAAAGTAATCGTAAAAACAGTTGGAAACGCTGCGCGTAAAGCAAGTGTTGGTACTGCTAAACGTTGGTTCACTTTTAGCGACAGTAAATAA
- a CDS encoding DUF2188 domain-containing protein: protein MPWNMQDYPDSLKNFDPLLRKKIIDIANALEDSGYEDDRAIPIAINEGKEWYKNASQSELDEFDQESNPSKTDEHDTSSANPELLDNDVEVYYEDDQWKVKTVDAKRASETFDKKADALDRAKEIIDNRDAEVISYTKDGKKQD, encoded by the coding sequence ATGCCATGGAATATGCAGGACTATCCGGATTCTTTGAAAAATTTTGACCCTTTACTACGTAAGAAAATCATCGATATCGCGAATGCCCTTGAAGATAGTGGCTATGAAGATGACCGCGCCATTCCTATCGCTATAAATGAAGGAAAAGAATGGTATAAAAATGCAAGTCAGAGTGAATTGGATGAGTTTGATCAAGAATCCAACCCATCAAAAACGGATGAACATGATACGAGTAGTGCGAATCCGGAGTTGCTAGATAATGACGTTGAAGTCTATTATGAAGACGATCAATGGAAAGTCAAGACAGTAGACGCTAAACGCGCTAGCGAGACTTTTGATAAAAAGGCTGATGCTTTAGACCGAGCTAAAGAAATTATTGACAACCGTGACGCAGAAGTAATTAGCTATACTAAAGACGGTAAGAAACAAGATTAA